One Paenibacillus sp. FSL W8-0186 genomic window carries:
- a CDS encoding galactokinase, which yields MNKQEMEQMFLSRKGSSQESIFVFNAPGRVNLIGEHIDYNGGYVLPAALEFGTTLAIRRRPDQKVTFASANFPYAAEFEANELGQSKTGEWVDYPMGVIAELGKLGTTLTSGYDLLFHGEIPNGAGLSSSASIEVVTAFALLTMEGKETDTVEIARLSQRAENLYVGVNSGIMDQFAVANGAKDHAILLMCDTLEYQRVPFRTGAYKLVIGNTNKRRGLVDSKYNERRSQCDEALRQLQAHEPGLEYLAHLKPERLGELETIFTDQVLLDRAKHVVLENARVLESVEALTNNDLQHFGKLMNASHDSLRDLYEVSCMELDVLVEEARRIEGTLGSRMTGAGFGGCTVSLVHEDAVDDFVKQVGEAYQRRTGLEAEFYVCGVGQGVHEMKEEN from the coding sequence TTGAACAAACAGGAAATGGAACAAATGTTCCTCTCCCGGAAAGGGAGCAGCCAAGAGAGCATATTTGTATTCAATGCGCCGGGACGCGTGAACCTGATCGGCGAGCATATTGATTATAACGGGGGTTACGTTCTGCCGGCAGCGCTGGAATTCGGAACGACGCTGGCGATCCGCCGCCGTCCTGACCAGAAAGTAACCTTTGCTTCCGCAAATTTTCCTTATGCCGCGGAGTTCGAGGCGAATGAGCTAGGGCAATCCAAAACAGGGGAATGGGTCGACTACCCGATGGGGGTCATTGCGGAGCTGGGCAAGCTAGGCACGACGCTGACTAGCGGTTATGACCTGCTGTTCCATGGAGAAATACCGAACGGCGCGGGTCTGTCCTCTTCCGCTTCGATCGAAGTCGTCACTGCATTTGCGCTGCTGACCATGGAGGGCAAAGAGACGGATACCGTGGAAATTGCCCGCCTGTCCCAGCGCGCGGAAAATCTTTATGTCGGTGTAAACAGCGGCATCATGGACCAGTTCGCCGTAGCGAACGGCGCCAAGGATCATGCGATTCTGCTCATGTGTGATACGCTGGAATATCAGCGGGTACCGTTCCGTACTGGAGCCTACAAGCTGGTGATCGGGAACACGAACAAACGAAGAGGTCTGGTTGACTCCAAATACAATGAACGCCGCTCGCAATGCGATGAAGCGCTGCGTCAACTGCAAGCTCATGAGCCGGGGCTGGAATACCTGGCGCATTTGAAGCCGGAGCGCCTGGGGGAGCTGGAGACGATATTTACGGACCAGGTGCTGCTGGACCGTGCCAAGCACGTCGTGTTGGAGAACGCTCGTGTGCTGGAATCCGTAGAAGCGCTAACCAACAACGATCTCCAGCATTTCGGCAAGCTCATGAATGCGTCGCATGATTCTCTGCGTGATTTGTATGAGGTGAGCTGCATGGAGCTGGATGTCCTGGTAGAGGAAGCGCGACGCATTGAAGGGACATTGGGGTCGCGGATGACTGGAGCGGGCTTCGGCGGCTGTACGGTATCCCTTGTACATGAAGATGCCGTAGATGACTTCGTCAAGCAGGTTGGCGAGGCTTATCAGCGCCGTACCGGTCTAGAAGCTGAATTTTATGTTTGTGGAGTAGGGCAGGGAGTACATGAAATGAAGGAGGAGAACTAA
- a CDS encoding AraC family transcriptional regulator, whose amino-acid sequence MLLETYSAAANPEVFDESDLHILFAGESQTRPDHRVGPKVYDYYLLHFVEEGNGTFQTEYSIYELQPGDGFLIHPNQLVSYSSDTVTPWRYRWIAFTGAKVPSLLERAGLTPKHPVIHAPADSRIPELLTSVLQEFRSKKPSSHLHSLGCLYLIMAEAEDSYLKESTLPSGESAVQKIVKQMIYYISSQYAHHVSIEEMCASLGYNRAYLSRVFKKETGLTPVTYLLKLRIDKSRQLLRERPELSIEQISSSVGLNDALYFSRQFRRFYGQSPSEYRRNASGK is encoded by the coding sequence ATGCTGCTAGAAACCTACAGCGCTGCTGCTAACCCCGAAGTATTTGATGAGAGTGACCTGCACATTTTGTTTGCTGGCGAGAGCCAGACCAGACCGGATCACCGCGTCGGGCCGAAAGTTTATGACTATTATCTGCTCCATTTTGTCGAGGAGGGCAACGGAACCTTCCAAACGGAGTATTCCATATACGAGCTCCAGCCCGGAGACGGCTTTCTCATTCATCCGAATCAGTTGGTTAGCTATTCATCCGATACGGTGACACCATGGCGTTACCGCTGGATCGCTTTTACGGGGGCAAAGGTACCCTCGCTCCTGGAGCGTGCGGGTTTAACGCCCAAGCATCCCGTCATTCACGCCCCGGCGGACAGCCGTATTCCCGAGCTGCTCACGTCCGTGCTGCAGGAATTCCGCAGCAAGAAGCCGAGCTCGCATTTGCACTCTCTTGGCTGCCTGTATTTAATAATGGCCGAGGCGGAGGACTCTTATCTTAAGGAATCAACGCTTCCCTCCGGCGAGTCGGCCGTGCAAAAAATCGTCAAGCAGATGATTTACTATATTTCAAGCCAATATGCCCATCATGTATCCATTGAAGAAATGTGCGCAAGCCTGGGATATAACCGCGCTTATCTCTCACGCGTTTTCAAGAAAGAGACCGGGCTGACCCCCGTTACCTATTTGCTGAAGCTCAGAATCGACAAATCGCGGCAGCTGCTGCGCGAGCGGCCTGAGCTGTCCATCGAACAGATTTCTTCCTCTGTCGGCCTTAACGATGCGCTCTACTTCTCGCGGCAGTTCCGCCGGTTTTACGGACAATCGCCAAGCGAGTACCGGAGAAACGCCTCTGGAAAATAA
- the mgrA gene encoding L-glyceraldehyde 3-phosphate reductase: MAYIASEDRYESMIYNRVGRSGLKLPAISLGLWHNFGGVDTFENGREMIRRAFDLGITHFDLANNYGPPPGSAEEMFGTVLKKDLAPYRDELVISSKAGYYMWPGPYGEWGSRKYLISSLDQSLKRMGLDYVDIFYSHRFDPETPLEETMMALDHIVRSGKALYVGISSYSAEQTKEAVSILKQLGTPLLIHQPNYSLLDRWIENGLQDVLEENGVGSIAFCPLAQGLLTNKYLNGIPEDSRAKNPTGALQESQITPEMLRKVRALNQMAAARGQSLAQFALAWVLRGGKVTSALIGASRVSQIEENVQALSKLEFTDEELNRIETILHNHGEH, from the coding sequence ATGGCATATATTGCTAGTGAAGACCGGTACGAGTCAATGATATATAACCGTGTGGGTCGTTCGGGCCTTAAGCTTCCGGCCATATCGCTTGGATTATGGCATAACTTCGGTGGTGTAGATACGTTTGAGAACGGACGCGAGATGATTCGCAGAGCTTTTGATTTGGGCATTACCCATTTTGATTTGGCCAACAATTACGGCCCGCCCCCGGGTTCGGCGGAAGAAATGTTCGGTACTGTGCTCAAGAAAGACCTGGCACCCTATCGGGATGAATTGGTGATCTCCTCCAAAGCCGGCTACTATATGTGGCCAGGACCTTATGGGGAGTGGGGATCCCGCAAATACTTAATTTCCAGCCTCGATCAAAGCCTGAAGCGGATGGGCCTTGATTATGTAGATATTTTCTATTCCCATCGCTTTGATCCGGAGACCCCGCTAGAGGAGACGATGATGGCGCTGGATCACATCGTTCGCTCCGGTAAGGCGCTGTACGTGGGCATATCGAGCTATTCAGCGGAGCAGACGAAGGAAGCGGTCTCCATCCTCAAGCAGCTGGGCACGCCGCTGCTCATCCACCAGCCGAATTATTCGCTGCTGGATCGCTGGATCGAGAATGGCCTGCAGGACGTTCTGGAGGAGAATGGGGTTGGCAGCATCGCCTTTTGTCCATTGGCTCAGGGGCTGCTCACAAACAAATATTTGAACGGCATTCCGGAGGATTCCCGTGCGAAGAACCCAACCGGCGCTCTGCAGGAGTCGCAAATCACGCCTGAGATGCTGCGTAAAGTACGCGCACTGAATCAGATGGCGGCAGCACGGGGGCAGAGCCTCGCCCAATTTGCACTCGCATGGGTGCTCCGCGGAGGCAAGGTCACATCTGCGCTGATCGGCGCAAGCCGGGTGAGTCAAATTGAAGAGAACGTTCAGGCGCTAAGCAAGCTTGAGTTCACCGACGAGGAATTGAACCGGATCGAAACGATCCTTCATAACCACGGCGAGCATTAA
- a CDS encoding NAD-dependent protein deacylase, with the protein MTLSKIEKLASWVKEGRRIVFFGGAGISTESGIPDFRSAAGIYQQEKASPYSPEEILSRPFFDRHPEVFYDFYKTKMIHLHAEPNQAHRCLAWLEDEGKLDAVITQNIDGLHQKAGSRSVLELHGSIHRNYCMDCGRFHSLEEVMSTGDPVPKCETCGGTVKPDVVLYGENLDTQVIERTVEAISEADLLLIGGTSLTVQPAAHLVTYFRGQRTVLLNASPTAYDNQADLLIAEPIGAVLGQVESLLKAGS; encoded by the coding sequence ATGACATTAAGCAAAATCGAGAAGCTCGCGTCCTGGGTGAAGGAGGGGCGGAGAATCGTATTTTTTGGCGGGGCGGGCATTTCTACAGAAAGCGGAATACCCGATTTTCGTTCTGCAGCGGGCATTTATCAGCAGGAGAAAGCTTCGCCGTATTCCCCGGAGGAAATTTTGAGCCGGCCGTTTTTTGACCGCCATCCGGAGGTATTCTATGATTTTTACAAAACGAAGATGATCCATCTGCATGCCGAGCCGAATCAGGCTCATCGTTGCTTGGCCTGGCTGGAGGACGAAGGCAAGCTGGATGCGGTTATTACCCAAAATATCGACGGCCTGCATCAAAAGGCAGGCAGCCGCAGCGTGCTGGAGCTGCACGGTTCCATCCACCGGAACTATTGCATGGACTGCGGGAGGTTCCATAGCCTGGAGGAAGTGATGAGTACGGGCGATCCTGTGCCCAAATGCGAGACTTGCGGCGGGACTGTCAAACCCGATGTTGTATTGTACGGGGAGAACCTGGATACGCAGGTGATCGAAAGGACAGTTGAGGCAATTAGCGAAGCGGATCTGCTGCTGATCGGCGGCACTTCACTGACCGTTCAGCCGGCGGCTCACCTGGTCACGTATTTTCGGGGACAACGGACAGTGCTGTTGAATGCATCGCCGACAGCTTACGATAACCAGGCCGATTTGCTGATTGCCGAGCCGATTGGCGCGGTGCTCGGGCAGGTGGAATCGCTGCTTAAAGCCGGGAGCTGA
- a CDS encoding HAD family hydrolase: MAIVQAGGRRVPCQAILFDKDGTLLDFMALWGEWAMTLLDLLDSHLELLGARRIDSRAALLGLKLDERQQIEDYDKTGPLAMGSEEEVTALLAWQLYAAGVPWNEALIQVRQFSSSAMIELRKRRNARPMPGLAALLEACQSQGIRLAVVTSDTTEAASEHLSWMGIERYFDVIVGRDRVSLGKPFPEMAVLACRELGVSPEHAVVVGDSNGDMQMGKQAGVRMTVGLAPDGGGESYLLDADAVIRSFMEMKVLEEA; encoded by the coding sequence ATGGCGATTGTTCAGGCAGGCGGACGCAGGGTGCCATGCCAGGCGATATTATTCGATAAGGACGGAACCTTGCTGGATTTCATGGCCCTCTGGGGAGAATGGGCGATGACGCTGCTGGATTTGCTGGACAGCCATTTGGAATTGCTGGGGGCGCGGCGGATCGACAGCAGAGCAGCGCTGCTGGGGCTCAAGCTGGATGAGCGGCAGCAGATCGAGGATTATGATAAGACCGGGCCGCTGGCGATGGGGAGCGAGGAAGAGGTCACCGCGCTGCTCGCCTGGCAGCTGTATGCGGCGGGAGTTCCCTGGAACGAAGCGCTGATTCAGGTTAGGCAGTTCAGCTCGTCGGCGATGATTGAGCTGAGAAAGCGCAGAAACGCCAGACCGATGCCAGGGCTCGCAGCTTTACTGGAGGCTTGCCAATCGCAGGGAATACGACTTGCTGTTGTCACGTCAGATACGACGGAGGCGGCGAGCGAGCATTTGAGCTGGATGGGAATCGAGCGGTATTTCGACGTTATTGTCGGCAGGGATCGGGTGAGCCTTGGCAAACCTTTTCCCGAAATGGCTGTGCTTGCTTGCCGCGAGCTTGGCGTATCCCCTGAGCATGCGGTCGTCGTGGGCGACAGCAACGGGGATATGCAGATGGGCAAGCAGGCTGGGGTGCGGATGACGGTTGGATTAGCTCCGGACGGCGGAGGAGAATCGTATCTGCTGGATGCAGATGCGGTTATCCGCAGTTTTATGGAAATGAAAGTGCTGGAGGAGGCATGA
- a CDS encoding acyltransferase family protein has protein sequence MKTNIIPSNPRGEAFFLNLRFLLIICVFIGNAIEPLIQDIDAMHALYVWIFTFHMPLFVFVTGYFAKTNLLGLPGRRLMLQISLQYVIFQSLYSILDVAVFKVQNIHHSFFAPYLLLWFLASHLCWRVLLTVMNKWMPRQQLAVSLALGVLVGYLQVDGVWLSLSRTFVYLPFFIAGYHFSFAYLEKFFTPLARAIIMSFAGVMLVAVVLWGQLIDAGWLYGSMTYGQLGHDEWYAGAYRLALYALQLLAGIAFLSFVPLRVSRLTDLGRRTLYVFLLHGFIIRFAAASPLYDRITNTAASAMLIVGAIFLTLVLSHPLVRKWTSPVIEPPVQWLLKLERRAFRPFRTVSKH, from the coding sequence ATGAAGACGAACATCATCCCATCGAATCCGCGCGGAGAGGCATTTTTTCTCAACCTGCGCTTTTTACTGATCATTTGCGTCTTCATCGGCAATGCCATCGAGCCGCTGATCCAAGACATAGACGCCATGCATGCTCTATATGTATGGATTTTTACTTTTCATATGCCGCTGTTCGTATTCGTCACCGGTTACTTCGCCAAAACCAATCTGCTCGGCCTGCCCGGCCGCAGGCTGATGCTGCAAATCAGCCTCCAGTACGTGATCTTTCAAAGCCTGTATTCGATACTGGACGTTGCCGTATTTAAGGTACAGAACATCCACCATTCCTTCTTTGCCCCGTACCTGCTGCTCTGGTTCCTAGCCAGTCATCTGTGCTGGCGCGTACTGCTGACCGTCATGAACAAATGGATGCCCCGCCAGCAGCTGGCGGTATCGCTTGCTCTGGGCGTGCTCGTTGGATATTTGCAAGTAGATGGAGTATGGCTCAGCTTGTCGCGGACCTTTGTGTACTTGCCTTTCTTTATTGCCGGTTATCATTTTTCATTTGCCTATTTGGAGAAATTCTTCACTCCTTTGGCCCGTGCGATTATTATGTCATTTGCCGGTGTTATGCTGGTCGCCGTCGTTTTATGGGGGCAGCTCATCGATGCCGGATGGCTGTACGGCAGCATGACGTACGGGCAGCTCGGTCATGACGAATGGTATGCCGGGGCCTACCGGCTGGCTCTTTACGCCCTGCAGCTGCTGGCAGGAATCGCCTTTCTGTCTTTCGTGCCCTTGCGGGTGAGCAGGCTGACCGATCTGGGACGGCGCACCTTGTATGTGTTCCTCCTGCATGGATTCATTATCCGCTTTGCGGCAGCCTCTCCTTTATATGATCGCATTACGAATACGGCAGCTTCCGCCATGCTTATTGTCGGGGCTATCTTCCTGACCCTTGTGCTCAGCCATCCCCTTGTACGCAAATGGACGTCGCCGGTCATTGAACCGCCGGTGCAATGGCTGCTGAAGTTGGAGCGCCGGGCATTCCGCCCCTTCCGTACAGTCAGCAAGCATTGA
- a CDS encoding general stress protein, producing the protein MARGNGKMSRQEAGRLGGQATSKNHGKEFYQEIGQKGGEATSRSHSKEFYQEIGQKGGEATSEKHDKEFYRRIGRMGGEARNNINNK; encoded by the coding sequence ATGGCACGCGGAAACGGCAAAATGAGCCGTCAAGAAGCCGGTCGCTTGGGAGGACAGGCCACCTCCAAAAACCACGGCAAGGAGTTCTACCAGGAAATCGGGCAAAAAGGCGGAGAAGCTACTTCCAGAAGCCACAGCAAGGAATTCTATCAAGAGATCGGCCAAAAGGGCGGAGAAGCCACCTCCGAGAAGCACGATAAGGAGTTCTACCGCCGTATAGGACGCATGGGCGGGGAAGCCCGTAACAACATTAACAATAAATAA
- the ilvD gene encoding dihydroxy-acid dehydratase, whose product MTAKKMRSDMIKKGFDRAPHRSLLRAAGVKDEDFGKPFIAVCNSYIDIVPGHVHLQEFGKIVKEAIREAGGVPFEFNTIGVDDGIAMGHIGMRYSLPSREIIADSLETVVSAHWFDGMVCIPNCDKITPGMMMGALRVNIPTVFVSGGPMKAGVDSKGRKLSLTSVFEGVGAYQAGKIDDADLLELEQYGCPTCGSCSGMFTANSMNCLAEALGLAMPGNGTILAVDEARKDFVRQSARQLMELIKLDLKPRDIVTKESIDNAFALDMAMGGSTNTVLHTLALAQEAGIDYPLERINEVANRVPHISKLAPASDHFIEDVHRAGGVSAVINELLKKPGAIHGGQMTVTGKTLAENVAGSEVHDREVIRSIDNPHSEKGGLAILYGNLAPEGSVIKVGAVDPSVGGYHKGPAICFDSQEQALEGIANGKVKEGHVVVIRYEGPKGGPGMPEMLAPTSQIAGMGLGAKVGLITDGRFSGASRGISIGHISPEAAEGGPIAFVEDGDIIELDLNNRKIELHVSDEEMARRRANWKGFEPKVKTGYLARYSKLVTNASNGGVMKI is encoded by the coding sequence ATGACTGCCAAGAAAATGCGTTCAGATATGATCAAAAAAGGCTTCGACCGCGCGCCTCACCGCAGTTTGCTGCGGGCTGCAGGCGTAAAGGACGAGGATTTCGGTAAACCGTTCATCGCCGTATGTAACTCCTATATTGATATCGTTCCTGGCCATGTGCATTTGCAGGAATTCGGTAAAATCGTCAAAGAAGCGATCCGCGAAGCTGGCGGCGTACCTTTTGAATTCAACACCATCGGTGTCGATGATGGTATTGCGATGGGGCACATCGGGATGCGTTATTCCCTGCCGAGCCGGGAAATCATTGCCGACTCCCTGGAAACCGTTGTTTCCGCCCACTGGTTCGACGGAATGGTCTGCATCCCGAACTGTGACAAGATCACGCCAGGGATGATGATGGGCGCGCTTCGCGTGAACATCCCGACTGTATTCGTCAGCGGCGGACCGATGAAAGCCGGCGTAGACAGCAAAGGACGCAAACTGTCCTTGACTTCTGTCTTCGAAGGCGTAGGGGCTTATCAAGCGGGCAAGATCGACGATGCTGACCTGCTTGAGCTTGAACAATACGGCTGTCCGACTTGCGGCTCCTGCTCCGGTATGTTCACGGCCAACTCTATGAACTGTCTCGCCGAAGCGCTGGGACTGGCCATGCCGGGCAACGGTACGATTCTCGCGGTTGACGAAGCGCGGAAGGATTTCGTAAGACAATCCGCCCGTCAATTGATGGAGCTGATCAAGCTTGATCTTAAACCACGTGATATCGTAACGAAAGAATCGATCGACAACGCCTTCGCGCTTGATATGGCTATGGGTGGATCAACCAATACAGTGCTGCACACCTTGGCTTTGGCTCAGGAAGCAGGCATCGATTACCCGCTGGAGCGTATCAACGAGGTGGCCAACCGTGTCCCTCATATTTCGAAGCTGGCTCCGGCATCCGACCACTTCATCGAAGACGTTCACCGGGCTGGCGGCGTAAGTGCCGTAATCAACGAGCTGTTGAAGAAGCCTGGAGCGATCCATGGCGGCCAAATGACCGTAACGGGCAAGACGCTTGCCGAGAACGTGGCCGGCAGCGAGGTCCATGACCGTGAAGTTATCCGTTCCATCGACAACCCGCATTCCGAGAAAGGCGGCCTCGCCATTCTGTACGGCAACCTTGCACCTGAAGGTTCCGTAATCAAGGTCGGTGCGGTTGATCCTTCGGTTGGCGGATACCATAAAGGCCCTGCCATCTGCTTCGACTCGCAGGAGCAAGCGCTGGAAGGCATCGCAAATGGCAAGGTCAAGGAAGGCCATGTCGTCGTCATTCGCTATGAAGGGCCAAAAGGCGGACCAGGTATGCCGGAAATGCTTGCTCCAACCTCGCAAATTGCCGGTATGGGCCTTGGCGCAAAAGTCGGCCTCATTACGGACGGCCGCTTCTCTGGAGCTTCCCGCGGCATCAGTATCGGCCATATTTCTCCGGAAGCAGCCGAAGGCGGACCAATCGCTTTCGTAGAAGATGGAGATATCATCGAGCTGGATCTGAATAACCGCAAAATCGAGCTTCATGTTTCCGATGAGGAAATGGCCCGTCGCCGTGCGAACTGGAAAGGCTTCGAGCCGAAGGTGAAGACTGGTTACCTTGCCCGCTATTCCAAGCTCGTTACCAACGCGAGCAACGGCGGAGTTATGAAAATTTAA
- a CDS encoding polysaccharide deacetylase family protein, with product METLLLWLFYISTLYAFIPGLITRLFGFRVFRRGIGMNEFALTFDDGPDPVYTSQLLDLLKKYGAKATFFVVGSNAEKYPHLIKRMHEEGHLIGIHNYVHKTNWLMGPAAVKKQIQRTNKIIHDIIGSNTHYYRPPWGIVNLFDFARRNETQIVLWSSMFGDWRQRLGADRLTERMLKKLRGGEVFLLHDCGNTLGANAQAPMEMLKALERVLQVAEKQGIGTIRIDDMIQRSEAVKRESRGQKSMAAAPKETSKQKASLSFGKRIVVSLWLLWERLFHFVFQLRTTNKEEPIFHFRIRPYRGEPVMMNGDIELANGDRVLELHFDNKRLFEIGSRSRTSVQIAIQMIRGVEKTLPELAQYVQTHPELMDVKALYGVSMINRGPEQFGFTVTDLPDSFFARSTRLYLKFLMSVIHPSGGDRLKQRSSHELIPKLIVMPMELLLDKYSEDGSHRRFSGKESGEIASDQESAEPEETALSATQPC from the coding sequence ATGGAGACTTTGCTGCTGTGGTTATTTTATATTTCAACACTATACGCTTTTATACCCGGTTTGATTACGCGGTTGTTCGGTTTTCGCGTATTCAGGCGAGGGATCGGGATGAATGAGTTTGCTCTAACCTTCGATGACGGTCCGGACCCGGTATATACGTCGCAGCTGCTTGATTTGCTAAAGAAATACGGAGCGAAAGCCACTTTTTTTGTTGTCGGCTCGAATGCGGAGAAGTACCCGCATTTGATCAAGCGAATGCATGAAGAAGGCCATTTGATTGGCATTCATAATTATGTTCATAAGACGAACTGGCTAATGGGACCGGCAGCGGTTAAGAAGCAGATTCAACGAACGAATAAAATTATCCATGACATTATCGGCAGTAATACGCATTACTACCGTCCGCCTTGGGGAATCGTCAATTTGTTCGACTTCGCCAGACGCAACGAGACGCAGATTGTGCTCTGGTCGTCGATGTTTGGCGATTGGCGCCAGCGCCTGGGTGCAGATCGATTAACGGAGCGCATGCTGAAGAAGCTGAGGGGCGGCGAAGTATTTCTGCTGCATGATTGCGGAAATACGCTCGGAGCGAATGCGCAAGCCCCTATGGAAATGCTGAAAGCGCTGGAAAGAGTACTGCAGGTAGCCGAGAAGCAGGGAATCGGCACGATCCGGATTGACGATATGATCCAGCGGAGCGAAGCGGTGAAACGCGAGTCCCGCGGTCAAAAAAGCATGGCAGCCGCGCCAAAGGAAACTTCGAAGCAGAAGGCAAGCCTTTCCTTCGGTAAACGTATTGTTGTCTCGTTATGGCTGCTGTGGGAGAGACTTTTTCATTTTGTCTTCCAGCTGAGAACAACAAATAAGGAAGAACCGATCTTTCATTTCCGCATTCGCCCATACCGGGGAGAGCCGGTGATGATGAATGGCGATATAGAGCTTGCAAACGGCGATCGGGTATTGGAGCTTCATTTCGACAATAAGCGGCTGTTCGAAATTGGCTCTCGCTCGAGAACGTCCGTACAAATCGCCATCCAAATGATCCGCGGCGTCGAGAAGACGCTTCCCGAGCTTGCGCAATATGTTCAGACCCATCCGGAATTAATGGATGTCAAGGCCCTGTATGGCGTAAGCATGATCAACCGCGGGCCGGAGCAGTTCGGGTTTACGGTAACCGATCTGCCGGACAGCTTCTTCGCCCGCTCGACGCGCCTGTACTTGAAATTTCTGATGAGCGTCATTCATCCTTCCGGCGGGGATCGCCTCAAGCAGCGTTCCTCCCATGAACTGATACCTAAGCTTATCGTAATGCCAATGGAGCTCTTGCTTGATAAATACTCTGAGGATGGGTCGCATCGCCGTTTCTCTGGCAAAGAGAGCGGTGAGATCGCCTCCGACCAGGAGAGCGCGGAGCCCGAGGAGACTGCTTTAAGCGCAACGCAGCCGTGTTAG